In Beutenbergia cavernae DSM 12333, the DNA window CCCCACGTGGCGCCGAACGCGACGACGAACACGTTCGCCGCGACCAGGGCGATCGTCGACCACGGCGCCGCGAGCTCCGCCGTCTGCGTGCCGTCGTCGGCCGTCGTCAGCGTGGCGAACGAGAACGCCAGCGCCATGACGCCGAGCGAGATCGCCATCCCGATGGAGCCGGCGAGCAGCATCGGACGGCGGCCGACGCGATCCACCAGCAGGATCGCGACGATCGTCACCACGATGTTCGTCACCGACGTGATCACCGTGATGAGCAGCGCGTTCGACTCGTCGAACCCGACGGACCGCCACAGCGTCGTCGAGTAGTAGAAGATCACGTTGATCCCGACGAACTGCTGGAAGACCGACAGCAGGATCCCGACCCAGACGATCGGCTTGAGCCCGAGGCGCGGCCCGCGCAGATCCCGCAGCGACTCCTTCTTCTCGCTGTCGAGCGTGGCGCGGATCTGCTCGATCTTGAGATTCACATCGACGACGCCGGTGAAGTCGTGGAGGACCTGGGACGCCTTGTCCACCTTCCCGCGGGCGACGAGGTACCTCGGCGACTCCGGCAGCCTCAGCGCGAAGAGGCCGTAGGCCACAGCGGGCACCGACGCGGCGAGGAACATCCAGCGCCACGCCTCCTGTCCCCACCACAGCATCTCCGCGGCGCCACCGGCGACGCCGGCGAGCACGGCGTCGGACAGCAACGCGATGAAGATGCCCGTGACGATCGCGAGCTGCTGCAGAGAGCCGAGGCGTCCGCGCACGTACGCGGGCGAGACCTCGGCGATGTACGCCGGCGCGATGACGGACGCCGCGCCGACGCCGAGGCCGCCGATGACCCGCCAGATGATGAGGTCGACGACGCCGAACGCCATGCCCGACCCGATGGAGGACACGAGGAACATCGCCGAGGCGATGAGCATCACCGGGACGCGGCCCATGCGGTTCGCCACCGGCCCCGCGAACCAGGCGCCGACCGCGCACCCGATGAGCGCCGACGACACGGCGAAGCCCTTGAGTCCCGCACCGAGGGCGAACGCGTCGCCCAGGGCGTCCACCGCCCCGTTGATGACCGCCGTGTCGAACCCGAACATGAACCCGCCGAGCGCCGCGGCGACGCAGATCCCGATCACCCGCGCGTTGAGGCGGCTGACCGCCGGCTTCTCCGCCACCTGGACCACCCCCGTCGTCGACCGACTCCGGCCTGGCTCGTGGGGGCGAACGTACCGCCGCGGCGTCTCACGCGCGCGTTGCGCCTGTGGCTCGGGTCACTGAGGGTGACCTAACTTATCTGACGACGTCGGGCCCTTGTGTCAGCACGTGGCATCATGGCTGCGTGCCTAAGATCATCGGCTCGTCGCTCGCCGAGCACCGCGAGCAGGTCCGCCACCGGCTCTTCACGGCGCTCTCGACGCTCATGGAGACGTCAGGGTTCGACGCGATCTCGCTCGCGGACATCGCCGCGCGGGCAGGCGTGGGGCGGACGGCCGTGTACAACCACTTCCCCGACAAGGAGTCGGTGCTTCTCGGGTTCATCGAGCACGAGACCGGCGCGTACGTGGCGGCGCTCGAGCGGGCGCTCGCGGACGTCGACGACCCGGTCGACCAGCTCCGCGTCTACGTGCTCCAGCAGATCCAGCTCAAGCGCGTCTACCACCTGGCCCCCGGCCCGGACCTCCGCACCGTCGTCTCGCGCGCCACGATGGAGCGCCTGCGCGACCACATCGACCAGGTCGAGCAGATGCTGCGCCGCATCCTCGTGCTCGGCATCGCGACCGGGCGGCTTCCGCGGCAGGACCTCGACGCCGTCGTGCCCCTCGTGAACTCGTGCCTCGCCGGCCGCCCTGTGCCCGACTCCGGGCCCGCGCGCGACCGAGCGATCGAGGCGACCGTCGGGTTCGTGATGCGGGCGGTCGGCGTCGACCCGGTCACCGTCGACGAGCGCCAGCTCACCGGCGTCTGACCGGCCCCCGGAGGTCCGCGGAGGACGGCGGAGCGTGCCGGGTGATGCCTCAGGGTCGCGTCGGACGCTTCTCGTTACCCCGCTTGTAGTTGCCGGTGGCGCGAGCGAGCAGCAGCTGTGCCTCGTCGTCGTCGGCGCCACGCAGCTCGGCCGCGAGCGCGCGGCCGCGGTTGCCGGCGACCGTCACGACGGCGCGGCCTCCACGTGAGACGAGCACGCGGTCGTCCTTCGTGATGCGCCAGTCGAACGGGTCGTCGTCGAGTCCGGACATGGAGGCGAGGCTGCCAGGCCGCTTCCCGGCCGTCGAGCAGAAAACCTCTCGCTGTCGCGCAGAAAACCTCTCGCGGTGGCGCAGAAAACCTCTCGCGGTGGCGCAGAAAACCTCTCGCGGAGGTTCAGGCGGGGCGGGCGGCGGCGTGGTGCACCTCGCCGAGCTGGGTGAACAGCGCGGAGTTGAACGCGAAGGCGCGCCGCACCTCGGCCACGATCTCGGCACCCTCGGCGGGCGAGTACGGCGCGGCGTCGATCCTGGCCCGGTACCCGTCCTTGAACACCTTCGGCTTCGCGATCGAGGGGAACGCGTAGAACGTCAGCTCGTCGTCGGCCAGGCCGTAGTGGCGCTCGAGCATCCGCCGGACGATCTGACCGCCGGAGAGGTCCCCGAGGTAGCGGGTGTACGCGTGCGCCAGGTAGTGACCGGACCAGGCGCTGCCGGCGGACCGGATCCGCGCCCCGTACTCCTGCGTGGAGGGGAGCAGCCGGACGTCCGTGCGCCAGTCGGGGCCGCGGAGCACCGCGAGGTCCGCCTCCAGCGAGGCGACGCGCGCGAGCTCACCGAAGACGAACGTGGCGCCGACGGCGTCGCCCGCCATCGCGGACTCCACGTCCTCCAGGGCGCTGTAGATCGCGTGGTGCTGCGTGGCGAGGTCGACGTACGCGTCCCGGCCGAGAGCGCCCGACATCAGGTCCGTGACGAACCCCCGGGTCTCCGCGTGCTCGTGCTCGGGACGGGTCGCCTCGCGCAGCCGTGTCGAGAGCGAGTCGAGGTCGGTCGCCGGCGTGAGGGTCGTCATCGTGCTCCTCGGGGTCGGGGGGGTCGTGTCACGACAGATTGTCGTGACGTCCTGTCAGGAACGTAGTGCGCCGGCGGGGGAGCCGGAACCACTCGTGGTCGGGATCACACGCGACGTTCGGCGTCCGCGCCGCACGCCGATCAGCACCGCGCCGCCGACCACGAGGACGAGCACGACGAGCGCACCCCACGGCACCGCCCACGCGGACGTGCTGACGTCGACCGGCTCGCCCAGCGCACCGTCGACCGCCTCGGGGACGACGGCGAGATCCGCGCCCAGCCGCACGAGCGGCCACACGCCGTCGACGACGACCTGGCGCTCCACCGACGCCCCGGGCAGCAGCTCCTCGACGAGCGCGGACCGGGTCACCGCCGCGACGCCGCCCGGCCCGGCGACCGTCACGTCCTCGTGCGCGAGCGTGCGCACGTTCCCGGTGTTCGTCAGCGTGTACGTGAGCGTCATGGCGACGGGACGCGTCGGGTCGAGCGTCGTGGCGTGCTCCGCACGGACGTCGGAGACGGCGAGGCCCACCACCTGCTCGCCCGCCACGCGGACGTGGATGCGCGAGCCCAGGCGGTTGTCGCGGCGCACCGTGCCGTCGCCGTGGGCGTACGACGTCACGATCCCGCCCGGGTGGTCGCCGGGCGCGGCGTCGGCCGGCACGGCGATCGTGAACGGCACCTCGGCGCTCTCCCCCGGGTCGAGCGCGATCGCGGGCGACGACGGCGACACCCACGTGCCGAGGTCCACGGAGGGCTGGTCCGCGGGCAGCAGGTCGAGGTGGCCGGCGGACGTCGAGAACCCGTCGGCCGCGTACACCGCCAGGTCGAGCGGCGCCTGGCCGAGGTTCGTCACGACGATCGCGTCCTCGACGACGTCACCCGGCTCGACGGCGTAGGCGAAGTTCGCACGGGACGTCCCGTGCTCGTTGTCGGCGGGTCGGACGCTCCAGGCGAGGTCGCCGTCGTCGGCGGCGGCGGGCGACGACGAGAGCAGGCCCACCAGCGCCGCCAGGAGCAGCACGACAGCGCCGCGGAACCCGCCGAACCTCGCACTCCGCGTCGAGCCTCGTACCGCGGGGTGCGAGGTTCGACGGGAAGCGCGAGGGTCGGCGCTCGGGGCGGGGTGCAGTGTCATGGGTCTTCCGAAGGTTCGGGCCCGGTCCGGTCCGGCCCCTGCGCGGGCCGGACCGGGCCGTGAGCTCAGCTCAGCGCGGTCAGCGTGAGCGTGGAGGTGTAGGCACCGGGAGCGGTGCCCGCGGGCGCGTTGAGCTGCAGCGAGGTGTCGACCTGCACGGAGCCGAGCGCGTGCCCGGCCGGTGCGGAGACGAGCGTCCGCGAGACCGCGAGCCCCGCATCCGAGCCGGCGCCGGGTGCGACGGCCGGACCGGCGACGGCGCCCAGGGCGTTCGCGCTGAGCGCGGGCTCCCAGCCGAGCGCCTGCCCGCCGAAGGACGCACCGCCGCTCGCGGCGAACGCGCCGACCTGACCGCTCAGCGACCACGCCGGGGCGTCCTCGCGGGTGTCGGTCACCGTGATGGCGTGCAGCGCGCCGTTCGCGACGAAGCCGGACTGCGTGGCCTCGGCCGTGCCGAGGCTGACGGCGCCCGCGCCGGAGATCGTCCAGCTGAACTCGCCGGGCTCGGGCCCGGGTCCGCCGTCCTCCGGCACGATCACCTCGACGGGCACCTCACCGTCGCCGGGCTCGGGCCCGGGGTCGGTGCCCGGCACGGCCGTCCACGCGACGGTGAACGGCGTCGCCGGCTTCTTCGGGTCGGCGCTGCCGCCCGAGGAGTACCAATACGAGGACTGCCCCGTCACCTGGTGGAAGTCGACGTAGGACTGCGGGAAGGCACCCCAGGAGCCGCCCGTCCGCACCTGCGGGCTGGCACCCTCCGGCGTCGTGACCTCGACGCCGAGGTAGTCGGGCTGGACCTCGACGCCGTCGGCCGTGACCGTCACGCCGCTGAACGTCGCGAGCCCGACCTGGACCGGCTCGATCGGCACCCACTGGCTCGGGTCCTCCATCGACGCTGCGAACCCGCCCGCGCTCGCCGTCAGCGTGCCCGTGCCGTCGGCCGCGACGGACAGCACGGGGTCGCTCGCCGTCCAGTACGTCATGCCGCCGTAGAACACGACGGTGACGTCACCGTCCCAGGACACCTGTGCCGTGCCGGCCTCCGCGTCGACCGTGCCGACGCCGTTCGACAGGACGACCTGCGCGCCCGTCGTGCTGGCGGGCGCCGTGCTGACGGCGGCACCGTTCGCGTCCTGGCACTTCGTGGCCCACGACGGCGTCGCCCAGCCGCCGTCGGCCGTCGGCTTCTCGACGCGGACGTTCCCGACCTCCGTCTGGTAGAACCCGTCCGCCTCGGTCCACAGCCGGCTGCTGCCGGCGTTTCCCGCGGCGCCCGCGGACAGGAAGTTGCACCCGCCGAAGAACGCGCCTCCACCCGCCTCCACGCTCATCGACCACCGCAGGGTGGCGTCGTCGATCTCGTTCGGCGCGGCCTGCGCCGACGTGGCCAGGGCCACTCCGGCGGCGAGCGAGACGGCGAGGCCGGCCAGTCCCGCGATCGTGCGACGGCCGGTGCGGCTCGTCGCGCGTGTGCTGTGCATGTGTCCTCCGTGGGTCGTGTCGTGAGGGGAACGGTGAGGCGAGCCTTACCTTACTGAGGATAGCCTTACTTCGGAAGCGGTGCGTGCCGGGTCATGCCGCGGACCACGGCAGCGCGAGCCATCCGCGGCGGAAGCCGACGACGGCGGTGCCCGCGAGCGAGAAGACGCCGGACAGCGCCCAGGCGAACCGCTCGGCGGGGTCGTCGAACGCGGCCGCGACGTCCGGGATGAGACCCGACGCCGGCAGGTACGTCTCGGCGTCGAGCAGGCCCGGTGGGGCGGTGTCGGCGAGGCCCGCACCGTCGCCGCCAGTGGCACCCGGTGCACCCGCTCCGCCGGCGCCCGTCGAGCCATCGGCGCCGCCGCCCGTACCCGCGCCGGGGCCGGTCGGTGGGGGCGCGCTACCCGCGCCACCCGGGTCGGTCGGGACGGGCGGCGGGTCGGGCATCACCGGCGCGTCGGCGTCGTAGCTGACGTAGACCGGCGTCGCCGGCTTCGCCGCGTCGCGGATCCCTCCCGACGAGTACCAGTAGGCCGCCTGCCCGGTCCCCGCCTGGAAGTCGACGAACGAGGGCGGGAAGGACCCCCAGGCCGCGCCCTGGCGGACCTGCGCCGGGGCGCCGTCGGGCGCGGTGACAGGGACGCCGAGGTAGGCGGGCGCGCCGCGGAAACCCTGGGAGCCCGCGAGGTTCACCCCGCTCAGGTCTGCCAGCACGATCTCGGCGTCGTCGAGCTCCACCCACTGCGACATGTCCTCCATGGACGTGCCGAAGCCGCCGCCGGTCCCGCGGAGCGTGCCGACGCCGTCGGTGATCTCGAGCACGGGGTCGCTCACCCACCAGTACGTGAGGCCGCCGTAG includes these proteins:
- a CDS encoding heme oxygenase (biliverdin-producing), whose protein sequence is MTTLTPATDLDSLSTRLREATRPEHEHAETRGFVTDLMSGALGRDAYVDLATQHHAIYSALEDVESAMAGDAVGATFVFGELARVASLEADLAVLRGPDWRTDVRLLPSTQEYGARIRSAGSAWSGHYLAHAYTRYLGDLSGGQIVRRMLERHYGLADDELTFYAFPSIAKPKVFKDGYRARIDAAPYSPAEGAEIVAEVRRAFAFNSALFTQLGEVHHAAARPA
- a CDS encoding TetR/AcrR family transcriptional regulator, which produces MPKIIGSSLAEHREQVRHRLFTALSTLMETSGFDAISLADIAARAGVGRTAVYNHFPDKESVLLGFIEHETGAYVAALERALADVDDPVDQLRVYVLQQIQLKRVYHLAPGPDLRTVVSRATMERLRDHIDQVEQMLRRILVLGIATGRLPRQDLDAVVPLVNSCLAGRPVPDSGPARDRAIEATVGFVMRAVGVDPVTVDERQLTGV
- a CDS encoding WxL protein peptidoglycan domain-containing protein translates to MLLLAALVGLLSSSPAAADDGDLAWSVRPADNEHGTSRANFAYAVEPGDVVEDAIVVTNLGQAPLDLAVYAADGFSTSAGHLDLLPADQPSVDLGTWVSPSSPAIALDPGESAEVPFTIAVPADAAPGDHPGGIVTSYAHGDGTVRRDNRLGSRIHVRVAGEQVVGLAVSDVRAEHATTLDPTRPVAMTLTYTLTNTGNVRTLAHEDVTVAGPGGVAAVTRSALVEELLPGASVERQVVVDGVWPLVRLGADLAVVPEAVDGALGEPVDVSTSAWAVPWGALVVLVLVVGGAVLIGVRRGRRTSRVIPTTSGSGSPAGALRS
- a CDS encoding sugar porter family MFS transporter yields the protein MAEKPAVSRLNARVIGICVAAALGGFMFGFDTAVINGAVDALGDAFALGAGLKGFAVSSALIGCAVGAWFAGPVANRMGRVPVMLIASAMFLVSSIGSGMAFGVVDLIIWRVIGGLGVGAASVIAPAYIAEVSPAYVRGRLGSLQQLAIVTGIFIALLSDAVLAGVAGGAAEMLWWGQEAWRWMFLAASVPAVAYGLFALRLPESPRYLVARGKVDKASQVLHDFTGVVDVNLKIEQIRATLDSEKKESLRDLRGPRLGLKPIVWVGILLSVFQQFVGINVIFYYSTTLWRSVGFDESNALLITVITSVTNIVVTIVAILLVDRVGRRPMLLAGSIGMAISLGVMALAFSFATLTTADDGTQTAELAAPWSTIALVAANVFVVAFGATWGPLVWVLLGEMFPNRIRAGALAVAAAAQWVANFFISTTFPVFAEIGLTFAYGFYAFFAVLSFVFVLLRVPETKGKELEDMSEDLVVERRRSRAAPA